The Aythya fuligula isolate bAytFul2 chromosome 7, bAytFul2.pri, whole genome shotgun sequence genome has a window encoding:
- the NPY4R2 gene encoding neuropeptide Y receptor type 4-2, whose protein sequence is MNKTRSVHDGFPFLNSKNLSSNRSFPSHLSNQCRNVTDLTVFLATSYSLETVLGIVGNICLIAVIARQKEKTNVTNILISNLIISDLFMCLVCLPSTIVYTMMDYWIFGEVMCKMTSFTQCTSVTVSILSLVLIALERHQLIINPTGWRPSISQAYLGIGVIWTLACLMSLPFLTTSVLSNDVYQQLSHIMNFSNDKAICIDSWPSEQHRLIYTTTLLLLQYCIPLFFIILCYLRIYLRLQKRKDMFEKSEYSNRAVQLRRINILLASMVAAFAVCWLPLHVFNTIVDWNYKIISPCHHNLIFSLCHLVAMASTCVNPVIYGFLNSNFKKEVKSLILSCQHNSVTASMEEYDHLPLSTMQTEISKGSLMLNCRHNSI, encoded by the coding sequence ATGAATAAGACAAGGTCTGTTCATGatggttttcctttcctgaacaGTAAGAACTTGAGCTCAAACCGAAGCTTCCCCTCACACCTTTCTAATCAGTGCAGGAATGTCACTGACCTCACTGTTTTTCTGGCCACCTCTTATAGCTTGGAGACAGTCCTAGGCATCGTGGGAAACATCTGCCTGATTGCTGTCATagccaggcagaaggaaaagacCAACGTCACCAACATCCTAATTTCCAACTTAATAATTTCAGACTTGTTTATGTGTCTTGTCTGCCTGCCTTCCACCATTGTTTACACCATGATGGACTACTGGATATTTGGGGAGGTCATGTGTAAAATGACCTCTTTCACTCAGTGCACATCTGTGACAGTGTCAATACTTTCCCTTGTCCTCATTGCTCTGGAAAGACACCAGCTCATCATAAACCCAACTGGCTGGAGGCCAAGTATCTCCCAAGCCTACCTAGGAATTGGAGTCATTTGGACTTTAGCATGTCTCATGTCCTTGCCCTTTTTGACCACGTCTGTCTTGTCTAATGATGTGTACCAGCAACTTTCACACATCATGAATTTTTCCAATGACAAGGCCATATGCATTGACTCGTGGCCTTCTGAGCAACACAGACTTATCTACACCACCACCTTACTTCTCCTGCAATACTGCATCCCACTGTTCTTCATTATACTTTGCTACCTGCGTATCTACTTACgcctacagaaaagaaaagacatgttTGAGAAGAGCGAATACAGCAACCGAGCAGTTCAGCTGAGaaggataaatattttgttagcaTCCATggttgctgcttttgctgtttgctgGTTACCACTGCATGTGTTCAACACCATTGTGGACTGGAATTACAAAATCATTTCACCTTGCCATCACAATCTGATCTTCTCATTGTGCCACCTGGTAGCCATGGCTTCCACCTGTGTCAACCCCGTTATCTATGGTTTCCTAAACAGCAACTTCAAAAAAGAAGTGAAGTCACTGATTCTGAGCTGCCAGCATAATTCAGTAACTGCATCCATGGAAGAATACGATCATTTACCTTTATCCACCATGCAGACTGAAATCTCCAAGGGCTCACTGATGTTGAACTGCAGACATAATTCTATTTAG